One window of Dyadobacter sandarakinus genomic DNA carries:
- a CDS encoding HNH endonuclease signature motif containing protein: MRRLPWLSKPQKSQTDHGKAVRKIRDSRRWRDEVRPAQLRRKPECQECERQDRLTLATQVDHIIPLEQGGAAFEPDNLQSLCKRCHDAKTAVENRERMKQLNR, from the coding sequence ATGCGCCGTCTCCCCTGGTTAAGCAAGCCTCAAAAGTCTCAAACAGATCACGGTAAAGCAGTAAGAAAGATCCGTGATAGCAGAAGATGGAGAGACGAAGTAAGACCTGCTCAGCTGAGAAGAAAACCTGAATGCCAGGAGTGCGAAAGACAAGACAGATTAACCCTTGCAACTCAGGTAGACCACATTATCCCATTAGAGCAGGGAGGAGCAGCCTTTGAGCCGGATAACCTGCAAAGCCTGTGCAAGCGGTGCCACGATGCTAAGACAGCGGTGGAGAATAGGGAAAGGATGAAACAACTAAATCGATAA
- a CDS encoding HK97 family phage prohead protease, with protein sequence MEKELRFQPVSSPKIETRENGKDVISGMGVVFGQRSENLGGFYEYIDKDAFAEADMSDVVGLFNHDSNYVLGRSSSGTMRFNIQPDGIYYEIDAPSTQTIRDLVLEPMKRGDIKGSSFAFTIAEDGDSWEYDKANQVYIRHVKKVSRLYDLSAVTTPAYPASTSQVAKRSLDAFKEELEKREKQAQEQNTPEPAYKLQYAQNRLKLITEYTSSN encoded by the coding sequence ATGGAGAAGGAGTTACGGTTCCAACCGGTATCCAGTCCGAAGATTGAAACCCGCGAAAACGGCAAGGATGTCATTTCAGGCATGGGGGTTGTCTTCGGGCAACGGTCTGAAAACCTGGGCGGCTTTTACGAATACATCGACAAGGATGCATTTGCAGAAGCAGACATGAGCGACGTTGTGGGCCTGTTTAACCATGACAGCAACTACGTGCTTGGCAGGTCTTCCAGTGGCACGATGCGGTTTAACATTCAGCCTGACGGTATCTACTACGAAATTGACGCGCCTTCCACTCAGACCATCCGTGACCTGGTACTTGAACCTATGAAAAGGGGAGACATCAAAGGAAGCTCTTTCGCCTTTACAATTGCCGAAGACGGCGATAGCTGGGAATACGACAAAGCCAACCAAGTTTACATCCGACACGTGAAAAAAGTATCTCGGCTTTACGACCTGTCAGCGGTAACTACCCCTGCTTACCCGGCATCAACCAGCCAAGTTGCAAAGCGCTCATTGGATGCATTCAAAGAAGAGCTTGAAAAGCGGGAAAAACAAGCACAAGAGCAAAATACACCTGAGCCAGCATACAAGCTTCAATATGCCCAAAACAGGCTCAAACTCATTACAGAATACACTTCATCAAACTAA
- a CDS encoding phage head completion protein — protein sequence MATQDRLAGKYDRRIDLLRADTDTDDPNNEQQTIYVAAFENFPACKLESKGQDEELDGNSLKGSIIVSWQIRYIPTIAINTTWKIRDTHDGLEYELVGPPIEIGRRQALKLNTRLVQ from the coding sequence TTGGCTACCCAGGATAGACTTGCAGGGAAATACGACAGGCGGATTGACCTGCTTCGGGCGGACACAGATACTGACGATCCAAATAACGAGCAGCAGACTATCTACGTAGCCGCTTTTGAGAACTTCCCGGCCTGTAAACTGGAATCCAAAGGGCAAGACGAGGAGCTTGATGGAAACAGTCTGAAAGGCTCAATAATCGTTTCCTGGCAGATCAGATACATTCCTACAATAGCCATTAACACTACCTGGAAAATCAGGGACACACACGACGGATTAGAGTACGAGCTAGTCGGTCCTCCTATTGAAATTGGAAGACGCCAAGCTCTAAAACTGAATACAAGGCTTGTACAATGA
- the gp17 gene encoding tail completion protein gp17 produces the protein MISTAVIQKLISTPGINSLVAKRVFPNIIKADAVYPAVYVFSDQMRLINCFQPGTTRSGKIEIGVYAPSYTEAQAIMKAIRDTLDGFEGTVNSVAISIGRGEETTDQYDEETLSHVKTIEYEAIAESTN, from the coding sequence ATGATCTCGACGGCAGTCATACAAAAGCTTATCAGTACGCCGGGCATCAATAGTCTTGTCGCAAAGCGGGTGTTCCCCAATATCATTAAGGCTGATGCGGTGTATCCGGCAGTGTATGTATTCTCAGATCAAATGAGATTAATCAACTGCTTTCAGCCTGGAACGACAAGATCAGGTAAGATTGAAATTGGCGTATATGCACCATCGTACACAGAGGCGCAGGCCATTATGAAGGCCATAAGGGACACGCTGGATGGTTTTGAAGGTACGGTTAACTCGGTGGCAATTTCCATCGGAAGAGGCGAAGAAACAACAGATCAGTACGACGAGGAGACACTCAGTCACGTAAAAACAATCGAGTACGAAGCAATAGCAGAATCAACAAACTAA
- a CDS encoding heparin lyase I family protein, whose product MSKLSTARQKTLAIRGVKLLELPNYGITDALTAITDTIADRIPSLTLAQVRAGEADASPVVMITDPAIKGLFYYMASSSAADDGTTTIVAGARRYVKDLTLNNTVTTLQSQVAGKQDALGFTPVNSAVPVDNPSYIKSLAAVKVGLGNTDDTRDIDKPVSTLQAAAIASAVAPKANLTSPALTGTPTAPTAAAGTNTTQLATTAFVTAAAGLKANAASPTLTGTPLAPTATPGTNTTQIATTAFVTAATNAKADANSPGLTGTPTAPTPVSGNSTTQIATTAFVQGGFVDRNTAQIIDGAKSHSSPLKYTADLVATYDSRTLVDKGYVDAKIASIPAGTGGTETSNYAVYGNNDAAYAALGVNKKYKDLDDNIKETYTPYTMQSVYQSNGTSPTSPPTRTWFGRKWKLQTPNPAKDNSAGIVGDSKPWNCQKANNASTGGVFRMEIRKGDIWPTDITNGNKQDGVYKERVEWMPNENESSLPNNNFKGQFGQSVWWRGMFMVEPGGDIIYDNADFYTSLMQLHHDAFPGNSTTAGPAVAMDLSYAGTIKLFTRGFNGIVQGSPNPTDTSGQLRAQTEIKRGVWNWWVINVVAQASGVGSVLKFWMNGKEVCNLTGTSGNPIPIGYSENAPNAFYPKFGIYRTSNQVTTAVWFANYVIGTDDMSANISSPDPVK is encoded by the coding sequence ATGAGCAAATTAAGCACCGCCCGGCAGAAGACGCTGGCGATTAGAGGCGTTAAACTCCTTGAACTGCCTAATTATGGTATAACAGACGCTTTGACTGCAATCACGGACACTATCGCTGACCGGATACCCTCCCTGACACTTGCCCAGGTAAGAGCAGGAGAAGCAGACGCTTCGCCGGTTGTAATGATCACTGACCCTGCTATCAAGGGTTTGTTCTATTATATGGCAAGCAGTTCAGCAGCTGATGACGGCACTACAACGATTGTAGCGGGAGCTAGGCGATACGTGAAAGACCTTACATTAAATAACACAGTGACAACGCTGCAAAGCCAGGTAGCCGGTAAACAGGATGCGCTGGGTTTTACGCCTGTTAATTCAGCTGTGCCTGTGGACAACCCAAGCTATATTAAGAGCCTTGCAGCAGTGAAAGTGGGGTTAGGCAATACTGATGACACGCGCGATATTGATAAACCTGTCAGCACTCTACAAGCGGCCGCCATTGCAAGTGCGGTAGCCCCAAAAGCGAACTTAACAAGTCCTGCCCTGACAGGAACGCCCACGGCCCCAACAGCAGCAGCGGGCACCAATACTACTCAGCTAGCAACAACGGCTTTTGTCACGGCAGCAGCAGGCTTAAAAGCCAATGCAGCGTCTCCGACATTAACAGGAACGCCACTTGCGCCTACTGCAACTCCGGGAACAAACACTACCCAGATCGCCACAACAGCATTTGTAACAGCTGCGACCAACGCGAAGGCTGATGCTAATTCGCCAGGTCTTACTGGCACGCCAACCGCGCCAACCCCGGTATCGGGGAACAGTACAACCCAGATTGCTACCACAGCATTTGTGCAGGGAGGTTTTGTTGATAGGAATACAGCCCAGATTATTGACGGTGCTAAGTCGCACAGCTCACCATTGAAATACACAGCCGACTTAGTGGCTACCTATGATTCGAGGACGCTTGTTGATAAAGGGTACGTAGACGCAAAAATTGCTTCAATCCCAGCTGGAACAGGCGGCACTGAAACGTCCAATTATGCAGTGTATGGCAATAATGACGCGGCTTATGCAGCGCTAGGCGTGAACAAGAAATACAAAGATCTGGATGATAACATCAAGGAGACTTACACTCCTTACACCATGCAGAGTGTGTACCAATCCAACGGTACCAGCCCGACAAGTCCTCCTACAAGAACCTGGTTTGGCCGTAAATGGAAACTTCAAACTCCGAACCCGGCAAAGGACAATAGTGCAGGTATTGTGGGGGATTCAAAACCGTGGAACTGCCAAAAAGCTAATAACGCATCAACAGGGGGAGTGTTCCGAATGGAGATCAGGAAAGGGGATATATGGCCTACTGACATCACCAACGGCAACAAGCAGGACGGCGTTTATAAGGAGCGTGTAGAGTGGATGCCGAATGAAAACGAAAGTTCCCTCCCAAACAACAACTTCAAGGGGCAATTCGGTCAATCCGTATGGTGGAGAGGGATGTTTATGGTGGAGCCAGGCGGAGATATTATATACGACAACGCGGATTTCTACACCAGCTTAATGCAGCTGCACCATGACGCTTTTCCTGGAAACTCAACAACAGCAGGACCAGCAGTGGCGATGGACTTGTCGTATGCCGGCACAATCAAGCTTTTTACAAGGGGTTTTAATGGAATCGTACAAGGTAGCCCCAATCCAACAGACACAAGCGGCCAATTGAGGGCACAAACTGAGATTAAACGTGGTGTTTGGAACTGGTGGGTAATCAATGTGGTGGCACAAGCCAGCGGCGTCGGTTCAGTCCTGAAATTTTGGATGAATGGAAAAGAAGTATGCAATCTTACAGGAACTTCGGGTAACCCTATTCCAATCGGTTACAGCGAAAACGCCCCGAACGCCTTCTATCCTAAGTTCGGAATTTATCGGACATCAAACCAAGTGACAACGGCAGTGTGGTTTGCTAATTACGTGATAGGGACGGATGATATGAGTGCAAATATTAGCTCTCCTGATCCTGTAAAATAA
- a CDS encoding terminase large subunit gives MELLNDLKSAYQYAKDVRSGKINVSRPIKQAIERFYSDLDQTESNFYFDATAAQKALSFFALLCFTKGDWKGKPFVLQPWQCFIVANIFGWKKKSNGKRRFTEAYIEIPKKNGKSELASGISLYMLMMDGEGSAEVYAAAYNTKQANICFRAAKSMAKASPHIRKRLEIQTYVMIHHQSESIMTTVANDGDGTEGKGSSCVSFDEYHVQKTNDLKNSLRSGMAARSQPLFFTITTAGDDVECPCYEFRDLCLKILSGLAKIENIFCMIYGLDPEDEDEAAENWQNPEYWKKANPNYGVSVQIEYLIEAKNEANNSGEKKVDFLTKHLNIWTSSSSIWIPADKYQARAKPEFKPPKGAVCYGGIDLASTKDICAMSFYFPDYNYFMRFLYTTKAMIGKQRKSGINYDKWIQEGWLIVAGQTANINYEYLKNDLRHCAEYYDMRFIGYDRFNSSQLVTELNDELSPIYVPGNGKTKSKYEDRLQPFDQSIKAFSVPTKEYDDIMRNGFVDRDGVEIPTMHDGNPVMNWMLGNVVLNRIEQSSPIDEDDATYIKPDKGKSKDKIDGVISDIMALGEYRAWHYETQYSNDINVW, from the coding sequence ATGGAGCTGCTGAACGATTTAAAGAGTGCTTACCAATACGCCAAAGATGTCAGGTCCGGCAAGATCAATGTGAGCCGGCCGATTAAGCAGGCGATCGAAAGATTTTACAGCGATCTGGATCAAACCGAATCCAACTTCTACTTCGACGCGACCGCTGCTCAAAAGGCGTTGAGCTTCTTTGCTCTGCTTTGCTTTACAAAAGGAGACTGGAAGGGTAAGCCTTTCGTGCTGCAGCCCTGGCAATGCTTTATCGTTGCTAACATCTTCGGTTGGAAAAAGAAATCAAATGGCAAAAGGCGCTTTACTGAAGCCTACATTGAAATTCCCAAAAAGAACGGCAAATCGGAATTAGCCTCTGGCATTTCACTTTACATGCTAATGATGGATGGCGAAGGATCTGCTGAGGTGTATGCGGCTGCCTACAATACCAAGCAGGCAAACATCTGTTTTCGTGCTGCAAAAAGTATGGCCAAGGCTTCGCCGCATATCCGCAAGCGATTGGAGATTCAGACCTACGTAATGATCCACCATCAATCGGAGTCAATTATGACTACCGTTGCCAATGATGGTGATGGTACAGAGGGTAAGGGATCGAGCTGCGTTTCATTTGATGAGTACCACGTTCAAAAAACTAACGACCTAAAAAATTCCCTTCGTAGCGGTATGGCGGCCCGATCTCAACCGCTGTTCTTTACCATTACAACGGCAGGCGATGATGTCGAATGCCCATGTTATGAATTCCGCGACTTATGCCTGAAAATTCTTTCTGGACTAGCCAAGATCGAAAACATTTTCTGTATGATTTACGGCCTGGATCCGGAAGATGAGGATGAAGCAGCAGAAAATTGGCAGAATCCTGAATATTGGAAGAAAGCCAATCCTAACTATGGAGTTTCTGTTCAGATTGAGTACTTGATCGAAGCAAAAAACGAGGCGAATAACTCGGGCGAAAAGAAGGTTGACTTTCTGACAAAGCACTTGAACATCTGGACCAGCTCATCCAGCATCTGGATTCCGGCAGACAAGTACCAGGCGCGCGCCAAACCTGAATTCAAGCCACCAAAGGGGGCTGTATGCTACGGAGGAATCGACTTAGCGAGCACTAAGGATATCTGCGCAATGTCCTTTTACTTCCCAGACTATAACTACTTCATGCGCTTCCTGTATACGACCAAAGCTATGATCGGCAAGCAGCGCAAATCTGGGATTAACTACGATAAGTGGATTCAGGAAGGCTGGCTCATTGTTGCAGGGCAAACGGCTAACATCAACTACGAATATCTTAAAAATGACCTCCGACACTGTGCAGAGTATTATGATATGCGTTTCATTGGTTACGACCGGTTTAATTCAAGTCAGCTGGTAACGGAGCTAAATGATGAATTGAGTCCCATCTATGTCCCCGGAAATGGTAAGACTAAATCAAAGTATGAGGATAGGCTGCAGCCATTTGATCAAAGCATCAAAGCCTTCAGTGTGCCAACAAAAGAGTATGATGACATCATGCGGAATGGATTTGTAGATCGAGATGGTGTAGAAATCCCAACTATGCACGACGGCAACCCTGTAATGAATTGGATGCTCGGCAATGTGGTCCTGAATCGTATTGAGCAGAGTTCTCCAATTGATGAGGATGATGCAACCTACATTAAGCCAGATAAGGGAAAGTCTAAGGATAAGATTGATGGAGTAATCTCAGATATTATGGCCCTTGGGGAGTACAGGGCATGGCACTACGAAACACAGTATTCTAATGATATCAATGTATGGTAA
- a CDS encoding phage terminase small subunit P27 family, which translates to MAAKGRPSKPTEQLKREGNLRNDRHSDRLNVSVPLDSTPPAWLSEEARKHWTSWYPVLNKNGILKETDAIAFGLLCMEYDRLTMMMKDFKKSDDYIITHISDVGAMVQKIDPKYTIILNSTRDLFRMLADFGMTPTSRNKIKAAIEEEEDPFEKISKM; encoded by the coding sequence ATGGCTGCAAAAGGTAGACCCTCCAAGCCGACCGAACAGTTGAAGCGAGAGGGTAATTTGAGAAATGACAGGCACTCTGACAGGCTTAATGTGTCCGTACCGCTGGATTCTACGCCTCCGGCCTGGCTGAGTGAAGAGGCGCGTAAGCATTGGACTAGTTGGTATCCGGTCCTCAATAAAAATGGTATTCTGAAAGAGACCGATGCAATCGCATTTGGTCTTCTCTGCATGGAGTATGACCGGCTTACGATGATGATGAAGGATTTCAAAAAATCAGACGATTACATCATCACTCATATCTCAGATGTAGGAGCTATGGTCCAGAAGATCGACCCCAAGTACACGATCATTTTAAACTCCACAAGGGACCTGTTTCGGATGCTTGCGGACTTCGGCATGACGCCTACTTCCCGAAACAAAATCAAGGCGGCGATAGAAGAAGAGGAGGATCCTTTCGAGAAAATAAGTAAGATGTAG
- a CDS encoding head-tail connector protein: MSRYPFVITPHAEEIISLDLAKKWLRMDIPGYTGEDEVIQEAIKAAVSRVETVCNLSLGISTYQWNTESQPCQIKDVFYVKEIVSLRHFDNDAYQTIQTDQYELVQIGEKRSVILYHPDFDARYGRFELTFTAGFGADRVPSDLKRAIRAMISEDFDNRADGVSEKKTLSDKLMEPYRIGYPG, encoded by the coding sequence ATGAGCCGGTATCCATTCGTAATTACTCCGCATGCAGAAGAGATCATCTCTCTGGATCTTGCAAAAAAGTGGCTGCGAATGGATATCCCAGGCTACACAGGGGAGGACGAGGTAATTCAGGAGGCAATTAAGGCGGCAGTAAGTCGGGTAGAAACGGTCTGTAATCTTTCACTAGGCATTTCTACTTACCAGTGGAATACCGAAAGCCAACCTTGCCAGATCAAGGATGTGTTCTACGTGAAGGAAATCGTGAGTCTGAGGCACTTTGACAATGACGCATACCAGACGATCCAGACGGATCAATACGAGCTGGTTCAGATTGGAGAAAAGCGATCTGTGATCCTTTACCATCCTGACTTTGACGCCAGGTACGGCAGGTTTGAATTGACGTTCACTGCGGGCTTTGGAGCCGACAGAGTTCCTTCTGACTTGAAGCGGGCAATCCGGGCAATGATTTCAGAGGATTTTGACAACCGGGCTGATGGTGTATCTGAAAAGAAAACGCTCTCAGACAAACTAATGGAACCATACAGAATTGGCTACCCAGGATAG
- a CDS encoding phage portal protein, producing MPNLLQKWFGSGTLEKEPETRMLQNTVNHVPDLEASFLRMLGLDPIHVSVNAVSAMSLSTFYSAVRLISDLIAAQPYSVYRSLPDGGSKVAKDHRLHYLIHTRPNARMSPYIFRRTLIANMLVYGYAVARILRDGEGNVYSLIPYASSKVSVKVDPDTGAYFFQIDNEPGVTKGLMLAEDDVIFLKDMSLDGSCGQSVVKWQAETLKLNLLTRKYANQYYEKNAFISGILTTDLPAKDAESAKIFKDRFLNALKDQSGLAVLGAGADYKPVGRSPVESQVIEFLNQSDKDIAKFFGLPLAMLGDTEKQTSWGTGLEQNFIGVTNTVIIPKAVQLEQEINYKCLTFNEQRKGYYTKHNFRNLLRGDHKSYAEFVAKMIQNGVYSQNEVRAWDELPSVEGGDQHWIQQNMMPLDKAEEILKGKSNGEGVTVPTGIQSED from the coding sequence TTGCCTAATCTACTGCAAAAATGGTTTGGATCTGGTACGCTTGAAAAGGAGCCAGAAACGCGGATGCTGCAAAACACGGTGAACCATGTTCCCGATTTGGAGGCGTCCTTTCTGCGTATGCTGGGACTTGATCCAATCCATGTGAGCGTGAATGCGGTATCGGCAATGAGCTTAAGTACATTCTACTCGGCGGTAAGGCTCATATCAGACCTAATTGCGGCTCAGCCTTACTCTGTTTATCGTTCTTTGCCAGATGGAGGTTCAAAAGTAGCCAAAGATCACCGGCTTCATTACCTGATTCACACGCGGCCCAATGCCAGAATGAGTCCCTACATCTTCCGTAGGACACTCATTGCAAACATGCTCGTATATGGATATGCGGTAGCTCGGATTCTGCGGGATGGAGAGGGCAATGTTTACTCATTGATTCCTTACGCATCCTCGAAGGTTTCGGTCAAAGTGGATCCCGATACAGGTGCTTACTTTTTCCAGATTGACAACGAGCCAGGCGTTACAAAGGGGTTAATGCTTGCAGAAGATGATGTCATTTTCCTGAAAGACATGAGCCTTGACGGAAGCTGCGGGCAGTCGGTCGTGAAGTGGCAAGCAGAGACGTTAAAGCTTAACCTACTGACGCGCAAGTACGCCAATCAGTACTACGAGAAGAATGCGTTTATCTCAGGCATCTTGACCACTGACCTTCCTGCTAAGGATGCAGAATCGGCCAAGATATTTAAAGACCGGTTCCTGAATGCATTGAAAGATCAGTCAGGACTTGCAGTTCTTGGGGCCGGTGCAGATTACAAACCAGTAGGCAGAAGCCCAGTTGAAAGCCAGGTAATCGAGTTCCTGAATCAAAGCGACAAAGACATTGCCAAGTTCTTCGGCCTTCCACTGGCCATGCTTGGAGACACAGAAAAACAAACCTCGTGGGGTACCGGCTTAGAGCAGAACTTCATCGGGGTAACCAATACAGTGATCATTCCCAAGGCAGTGCAGCTTGAACAAGAGATTAACTACAAGTGCCTAACCTTCAATGAGCAGCGCAAAGGATACTATACAAAACACAACTTCCGCAACCTGCTAAGGGGCGACCATAAGTCATACGCGGAGTTCGTGGCTAAGATGATCCAAAACGGCGTGTACAGCCAAAATGAAGTAAGAGCCTGGGACGAACTACCCTCCGTAGAAGGCGGCGACCAGCACTGGATTCAGCAGAACATGATGCCTCTTGACAAGGCAGAGGAAATACTAAAAGGCAAAAGCAATGGAGAAGGAGTTACGGTTCCAACCGGTATCCAGTCCGAAGATTGA
- a CDS encoding phage major capsid protein, which produces MKTLREVQEERNQKVADAQALLDKAKSEKRELSDDEQKQFDALLEEKAALEKQIENKRKQEDFAAQRAMTGNFNVGGEAPKESKDEKNLRNYSVLKMIRSQVDQKPLDGVEKEVHEEGVKEAKELGQEIRGFAIPSRLISKRDNSVTMPTQPEDGAAVVSKDVRDDLSILDMLRNALVTRQLGCTYLNDLVGNVAFTRLTQRPVASWKPEVGALDKSNVKFAADELSPKRLGTYTIQSLQFIRQTAPSVERQIREEIAYAISEGVDIAAISGTGTNNQPTGILNHTGVASINVSGLGTNGGPLTRANIITLRTALLKRNIRGRRLAWLLNAATQGSLANTPIATGSDKFILEGDNLLGYPVVMSNMVPSDLDKGSASDSLSAMIFGDWSELYIAQWGGIDILTDPYTLAVDGQVKIVAQGFFNVLVHRPEAFAYYKDIVTT; this is translated from the coding sequence ATGAAAACGCTTAGAGAAGTGCAGGAAGAACGCAATCAGAAAGTTGCTGATGCCCAGGCCCTGCTTGACAAGGCAAAATCCGAGAAGCGCGAACTGTCCGACGACGAGCAGAAACAGTTTGATGCATTATTGGAGGAGAAGGCGGCACTCGAAAAACAAATCGAGAACAAACGCAAGCAGGAGGACTTTGCTGCGCAACGCGCAATGACTGGCAACTTCAATGTAGGCGGCGAAGCTCCCAAGGAATCAAAGGACGAGAAGAACCTGCGCAACTACTCGGTACTTAAAATGATCCGTTCGCAAGTTGATCAGAAACCGCTGGACGGAGTTGAAAAAGAGGTGCACGAGGAAGGCGTTAAAGAGGCAAAAGAACTCGGGCAAGAGATTCGCGGGTTTGCAATCCCTTCAAGGTTGATTTCAAAACGCGACAACTCGGTAACTATGCCGACACAGCCAGAAGACGGTGCTGCGGTAGTTTCCAAAGATGTACGCGATGACTTGTCCATTCTGGACATGCTGCGCAATGCCTTGGTGACTCGTCAGCTGGGATGTACTTATCTGAATGACTTGGTGGGCAATGTTGCCTTCACTCGCTTGACTCAGCGTCCGGTAGCATCCTGGAAACCTGAGGTTGGCGCACTTGACAAATCAAACGTGAAATTCGCGGCTGACGAGTTGAGCCCTAAGCGTCTTGGTACTTACACAATCCAGTCGCTTCAATTCATCCGTCAAACTGCTCCAAGCGTTGAGCGCCAGATTCGTGAGGAAATTGCATACGCTATTTCTGAGGGGGTTGATATTGCAGCGATCTCTGGAACAGGCACTAACAACCAGCCTACAGGTATCCTGAACCACACTGGCGTTGCTAGTATCAACGTTTCTGGACTCGGAACTAACGGTGGACCATTGACCCGGGCAAACATCATTACCCTTCGCACTGCGCTCCTCAAAAGGAATATTCGCGGCCGTCGCCTTGCATGGCTTCTTAATGCTGCAACGCAAGGATCACTGGCAAATACACCGATTGCAACTGGCTCTGACAAATTCATTCTGGAAGGAGACAACCTTCTTGGTTACCCTGTGGTAATGTCCAACATGGTCCCTTCTGACCTGGACAAAGGATCTGCTTCTGACTCGCTGTCAGCAATGATCTTCGGTGACTGGTCTGAGCTGTACATCGCACAGTGGGGCGGCATTGACATTCTTACAGATCCTTACACGCTCGCTGTGGATGGTCAGGTTAAGATTGTTGCGCAAGGCTTCTTCAATGTGTTGGTGCACCGTCCTGAGGCATTTGCTTATTACAAAGACATCGTCACTACCTAA